The DNA region CCGGCGGCCTTACGCAGCAGACGAACCGCCTGTATGCCCGAGGCAACAAGGAACAGCCCGCCGGCCCACAGGACAATCCGCGATCCGGCGAGATCAAAGATGTAGTTTTCCGTTCGCACCACATGGTCTCCGATCGCTCCGGCCGCCAGCGGCCAACCCGCGAGACCAACGAACAGCGAAAGCTGGATGCCTGTATACAAGGTCGCGAACGTGCGCCCGCGCAGACGATCGTCGGTTCGCTCCTGAAGCAACGTGAAGATAGTCACCCAGGCGATCCCGGCCCCGAAGCCCGCAAGAAAAGTGATGGGGAGCGCCGGACGAATCGAAGTCATGCTTGCGACTCCGATTGCCGCCAGACCCCCCAAGACCAGCCCCGCAGGAAAGATGCTCTCGCGACGACGCCGTCGAGCGATCGCGCTGGCGCTGATCATCCCACCGACGAGCCCGAACCCGACGGCGACGATCAGAGCCCCCCAGGCCGCCTGCGCGCCGGCCTCGCTCCCGCCGGCGAGTTTGCCCGCGAAGATCGGACCGAGCGAGATGATCGCACTCCCACCGGAGAACGCAACCCAGGCGCTCACCACCAGCGTGCGCACAAAAAGGTCCTTGCGAATGAACCGGAATCCTTCAAACAAGTCGCGGAAGGGGTTCCAGCTGCCGACGGACTGGTAGGCACGCTTGGTTCGCATCAGGTGCGCAGGGAACGTCGCGATCATCGCCGAGGAGAACAGGAACGAGGCGGCATCCACAAAGAAGGCCAGCGACACCGGTTGGGTTCGCAGCACGCTGAAAGCGTCGAAGCGAGCAAGCAGCGACGCCGGGATCGCCAACACCGCCACAAGCGCCCCGCCGAGGGGGAAAGTGGCGTACGTGGTGATGAGCGACAACTGGTTGGCCGTCATCAACTGACTCCGCTCGACCAGGTTGGGCACGGTCGCGTCCTTCGAGGGAGCCCACAGCAGACTGAGGATCTCCATGGCCGCCGACACTGCGTAGACCTGCCACAAGTTGTGCGTGAACGGGATGGTCGCGATGAGCGCCGCGCGACACAGGTCCGCGGTGACCATCAATCGCCGGCGGTCGAACCGGTCGGCCAGCACCCCGGCAAACGGCCCGAAGAAAAGCCCC from Actinomycetota bacterium includes:
- the tmk gene encoding dTMP kinase, producing the protein MGNQSAHGRGPFGDRPSTILGLLQRRYFRRLWAVTTVSSLGDWLGVFALTIYVKNMSGRPEFAVGGVLLFRVVPGLFFGPFAGVLADRFDRRRLMVTADLCRAALIATIPFTHNLWQVYAVSAAMEILSLLWAPSKDATVPNLVERSQLMTANQLSLITTYATFPLGGALVAVLAIPASLLARFDAFSVLRTQPVSLAFFVDAASFLFSSAMIATFPAHLMRTKRAYQSVGSWNPFRDLFEGFRFIRKDLFVRTLVVSAWVAFSGGSAIISLGPIFAGKLAGGSEAGAQAAWGALIVAVGFGLVGGMISASAIARRRRRESIFPAGLVLGGLAAIGVASMTSIRPALPITFLAGFGAGIAWVTIFTLLQERTDDRLRGRTFATLYTGIQLSLFVGLAGWPLAAGAIGDHVVRTENYIFDLAGSRIVLWAGGLFLVASGIQAVRLLRKAAGRPGTARLTGLRFTGLRFTGLRFTGRALVAGGARAGLFVVFEGVEGAGKSTQMSLLSEWLRERGRHVVVTREPGGTAISEQVRHILLDPGSEGMDAKTEALLFAAARAQHVAAVIRPALDANSVVVSDRYIDSSIAYQGVVRGLGEEDVLRLNAWATDELLPDLVILLHLDSDVGLNRSAGGDRMENEGAAFHRKVGEAYLHLAREYPSRFSVVDASGTVEQVQGQIRAALLPFLGAE